The Funiculus sociatus GB2-C1 genomic sequence GTGAAAGTATTCTGGCATGATATGTGCAATTCGCGGTTCTGCCATCACAGAGCAGCCCTGTTTATACAGCACCCCATCCAGTACCACCGACTTAGTGAGTCGGCGGTTGGCAGTAGAACTAGGAGGTAGTGTGCGTAGCGTTTCTTTGATGGTTGCCTCTAGGAATACCATCTGCTTCAGATGTTCGGGTAAGAAGGTGCTGATATTGCTTTGTTTGCCCATCACCTGAGTTTGTTCTTCCCGCAGCCGCTGTAGTACCTGTGGGTGGTGTCCAAGTTGGTATATCAGGGAAGCCACCAGCCCCGAAATTTCATAGTGTGAAGCCCACAACTGTAGCAGACACTGGTTTTCAATCAAGGCATCGGTAAAGACTCCATCCGGGTTTTCTTCCTGACTGGCTAGCATCATTGAGAGGAAGTCTACTGTGGGGTCAATGACTCCGCCCTGTGTCCGCCGTCGCCGTACAACTGCACGCATGAACTCAAGTAACTCGGCACGTGCTTTCCAGCCCCTACCGTAGGCTGTAAAGGGTGACTTCCACTTTAACAAGCCATAGAAACCATCAAAAAAGGTCTTGTACAACGCCTTTAGTTCGGCTTTGGAGGATACAGGTAGTCCCTCAAAAGTGGTTGGATCGGCGTCATTCAAGCTGACTCCCAACAGCAGGGGGACGAGTACATCAAAGCAAATATTCTCCACTGCTGGGTAGAGTGCTAGTCTACTGGGGGTGGGCCACTGGGAGATGCCTAGCGCG encodes the following:
- a CDS encoding cytochrome P450, whose product is MNQDIDEVLVLEEGQAPPKDAIAPPRKPKWSDTLNYIANPDRFCRQNLEKYGAIFNTSVFGGTTVFVGSAKATQMTFNGDLKYTEIALPATTMDMFGEYSLFQRPDLHRQRKSALRPGLTGQVLERYAPAIESAIALGISQWPTPSRLALYPAVENICFDVLVPLLLGVSLNDADPTTFEGLPVSSKAELKALYKTFFDGFYGLLKWKSPFTAYGRGWKARAELLEFMRAVVRRRRTQGGVIDPTVDFLSMMLASQEENPDGVFTDALIENQCLLQLWASHYEISGLVASLIYQLGHHPQVLQRLREEQTQVMGKQSNISTFLPEHLKQMVFLEATIKETLRTLPPSSTANRRLTKSVVLDGVLYKQGCSVMAEPRIAHIMPEYFHEPEVFAPERFLPPRSEGKMYEFIPFGGGVHACLGAQLAMVVTKIFASNLLHKFDWKLTGDAKFVQFPLKKIRDDYQIEITHRV